In Thunnus albacares chromosome 10, fThuAlb1.1, whole genome shotgun sequence, a single window of DNA contains:
- the mgarpa gene encoding fibrous sheath CABYR-binding protein isoform X2 — MFSCRAAWQRCGPLARTAAHRLPRDVVQRRPMSSVPGGSGENIVYALLCGGAFAGAVTYAYNTVSSDHARFNERVAEIKARPKTEWVPKPWPPKSRDEEEGGEEEEEEAAAEEGAEEGAEEVAAEEAGGDAEAGEEEAAAVADGEAETVVEAVAEVVAEAAEVVAEVAEGVAEAAQEVEAVAEEVAQVAEAVEEAAQAVAEPAPVAAEEPESNVLLAAASTLEVPKISEVVEELAPIVEDVKEEAPKEESPAPEEAKPVEEIAPVEEAPVPAVEEAVAPVEATPVAEETPVPVEESLPASAEAPAPVVEEAPAPVEAAPVIEETPAPVIEEAPAPVEAAPVVEETPAPVEVAPVVEETPAPAEAAPVIEEAPAPVEAAPVVEEASAPVEAAPVVEEASAPVEAAPVVEEASAPVEAAPVVEEASAPVEAAPVVEEAPAPVEAAAVVEETPAPVEADVATALAEEVVTTTVVEEVAAAPVVEVASPLEEAAAAPVETPAEDPKREYIVVVLEGTPKAEKPPKVLGVGPMSGRIIPAPDDDDVPASE; from the exons TTGTGCAGCGGCGGCCGATGTCATCAGTTCCTGGTGGGTCTGGGGAGAACATAGTGTACGCCCTGCTGTGTGGTGGAGCCTTCGCTGGAGCTGTAACATAT gCATACAACACTGTGTCCTCAGACCATGCTAGGTTCAATGAGCGCGTTGCAGAAATCAAAGCTAGACCAAAGACAGAGTGGGTTCCTAAACCATGGCCACCTAAGA GCAGGGATGAGGAAGAGG gaggagaggaggaggaggaggaggcagcagcCGAGGAGGGTGCTGAGGAGGGGGCTGAGGAGGTAGCGGCTGAGGAGGCCGGCGGAGATGCTGAGGCCGGGGAAGAGGAGGCTGCTGCAGTTGCTGACGGCGAGGCAGAGACTGTAGTGGAGGCAGTCGCTGAGGTCGTCGCAGAGGCTGCTGAGGTCGTCGCAGAGGTGGCGGAGGGTGTGGCCGAGGCTGCGCAGGAAGTGGAGGCGGTCGCAGAAGAAGTGGCCCAAGTGGCAGAAGCTGTTGAGGAGGCTGCCCAGGCTGTCGCAGAACCAGCCCCCGTCGCTGCTGAGGAGCCGGAAAGCAACG TGCTGCTGGCAGCTGCCTCTACTCTAGAGGTACCGAAGATATCTGAAGTAGTAGAAGAGTTGGCACCCATTGTTGAAGACGTGAAAGAGGAAGCACCCAAGGAAGAGTCCCCGGCACCAGAAGAGGCAAAGCCTGTTGAAGAAATTGCACCAGTTGAAGAGGCTCCTGTACCAGCTGTTGAGGAGGCCGTGGCACCAGTGGAGGCTACGCCAGTGGCTGAAGAAACCCCTGTACCAGTAGAAGAGAGCCTGCCAGCATCTGCTGAGGCTCCAGCACCAGTGGTTGAAGAGGCCCCCGCACCAGTAGAGGCAGCACCAGTGATTGAAGAGACCCCTGCACCAGTGATTGAAGAGGCCCCCGCACCAGTAGAGGCGGCACCAGTGGTTGAAGAGACCCCCGCACCTGTAGAGGTGGCACCAGTGGTTGAAGAGACCCCCGCACCTGCAGAGGCGGCACCAGTGATTGAAGAGGCCCCCGCACCAGTTGAGGCGGCACCAGTGGTTGAAGAAGCCTCGGCACCAGTAGAGGCAGCACCAGTGGTTGAAGAAGCCTCGGCACCAGTAGAGGCTGCACCAGTGGTTGAAGAAGCCTCGGCACCAGTAGAGGCTGCACCAGTG GTTGAAGAAGCCTCGGCACCAGTAGAGGCTGCACCAGTGGTTGAGGAGGCCCCTGCACCAGTagaggcagcagcagtggtTGAGGAGACCCCCGCACCAGTAGAAGCAGATGTTGCCACAGCTCTAGCTGAAGAAGTGGTCACCACCACAGTTGTAGAAGAAGTTGCAGCAGCCCCTGTCGTAGAAGTAGCTAGCCCTCTGGAAGAAGCAGCTGCAGCCCCAGTGGAGACCCCGGCAGAAGACCCCAAGAGAGAGTACATCGTTGTGGTTCTGGAAGGAACACCTAAAGCAGAAAAACCGCCCAAGGTGTTGGGAGTGGGGCCCATGAGTGGTAGGATCATCCCAGCtccagatgatgatgatgtcccTGCTTCTGAG TAA
- the mgarpa gene encoding fibrous sheath CABYR-binding protein isoform X1 — translation MFSCRAAWQRCGPLARTAAHRLPRDVVQRRPMSSVPGGSGENIVYALLCGGAFAGAVTYAYNTVSSDHARFNERVAEIKARPKTEWVPKPWPPKSRDEEEGGEEEEEEAAAEEGAEEGAEEVAAEEAGGDAEAGEEEAAAVADGEAETVVEAVAEVVAEAAEVVAEVAEGVAEAAQEVEAVAEEVAQVAEAVEEAAQAVAEPAPVAAEEPESNVLLAAASTLEVPKISEVVEELAPIVEDVKEEAPKEESPAPEEAKPVEEIAPVEEAPVPAVEEAVAPVEATPVAEETPVPVEESLPASAEAPAPVVEEAPAPVEAAPVIEETPAPVIEEAPAPVEAAPVVEETPAPVEVAPVVEETPAPAEAAPVIEEAPAPVEAAPVVEEASAPVEAAPVVEEASAPVEAAPVVEEASAPVEAAPVVEEASAPVEAAPVVEEAPAPVEAAAVVEETPAPVEADVATALAEEVVTTTVVEEVAAAPVVEVASPLEEAAAAPVETPAEDPKREYIVVVLEGTPKAEKPPKVLGVGPMSGRIIPAPDDDDVPASEGKRRLLRMQMQ, via the exons TTGTGCAGCGGCGGCCGATGTCATCAGTTCCTGGTGGGTCTGGGGAGAACATAGTGTACGCCCTGCTGTGTGGTGGAGCCTTCGCTGGAGCTGTAACATAT gCATACAACACTGTGTCCTCAGACCATGCTAGGTTCAATGAGCGCGTTGCAGAAATCAAAGCTAGACCAAAGACAGAGTGGGTTCCTAAACCATGGCCACCTAAGA GCAGGGATGAGGAAGAGG gaggagaggaggaggaggaggaggcagcagcCGAGGAGGGTGCTGAGGAGGGGGCTGAGGAGGTAGCGGCTGAGGAGGCCGGCGGAGATGCTGAGGCCGGGGAAGAGGAGGCTGCTGCAGTTGCTGACGGCGAGGCAGAGACTGTAGTGGAGGCAGTCGCTGAGGTCGTCGCAGAGGCTGCTGAGGTCGTCGCAGAGGTGGCGGAGGGTGTGGCCGAGGCTGCGCAGGAAGTGGAGGCGGTCGCAGAAGAAGTGGCCCAAGTGGCAGAAGCTGTTGAGGAGGCTGCCCAGGCTGTCGCAGAACCAGCCCCCGTCGCTGCTGAGGAGCCGGAAAGCAACG TGCTGCTGGCAGCTGCCTCTACTCTAGAGGTACCGAAGATATCTGAAGTAGTAGAAGAGTTGGCACCCATTGTTGAAGACGTGAAAGAGGAAGCACCCAAGGAAGAGTCCCCGGCACCAGAAGAGGCAAAGCCTGTTGAAGAAATTGCACCAGTTGAAGAGGCTCCTGTACCAGCTGTTGAGGAGGCCGTGGCACCAGTGGAGGCTACGCCAGTGGCTGAAGAAACCCCTGTACCAGTAGAAGAGAGCCTGCCAGCATCTGCTGAGGCTCCAGCACCAGTGGTTGAAGAGGCCCCCGCACCAGTAGAGGCAGCACCAGTGATTGAAGAGACCCCTGCACCAGTGATTGAAGAGGCCCCCGCACCAGTAGAGGCGGCACCAGTGGTTGAAGAGACCCCCGCACCTGTAGAGGTGGCACCAGTGGTTGAAGAGACCCCCGCACCTGCAGAGGCGGCACCAGTGATTGAAGAGGCCCCCGCACCAGTTGAGGCGGCACCAGTGGTTGAAGAAGCCTCGGCACCAGTAGAGGCAGCACCAGTGGTTGAAGAAGCCTCGGCACCAGTAGAGGCTGCACCAGTGGTTGAAGAAGCCTCGGCACCAGTAGAGGCTGCACCAGTG GTTGAAGAAGCCTCGGCACCAGTAGAGGCTGCACCAGTGGTTGAGGAGGCCCCTGCACCAGTagaggcagcagcagtggtTGAGGAGACCCCCGCACCAGTAGAAGCAGATGTTGCCACAGCTCTAGCTGAAGAAGTGGTCACCACCACAGTTGTAGAAGAAGTTGCAGCAGCCCCTGTCGTAGAAGTAGCTAGCCCTCTGGAAGAAGCAGCTGCAGCCCCAGTGGAGACCCCGGCAGAAGACCCCAAGAGAGAGTACATCGTTGTGGTTCTGGAAGGAACACCTAAAGCAGAAAAACCGCCCAAGGTGTTGGGAGTGGGGCCCATGAGTGGTAGGATCATCCCAGCtccagatgatgatgatgtcccTGCTTCTGAG GGTAAACGACGTCTTCTTAGGATGCAAATGCAGTAG
- the mgarpa gene encoding fibrous sheath CABYR-binding protein isoform X3, with protein MFSCRAAWQRCGPLARTAAHRLPRDVVQRRPMSSVPGGSGENIVYALLCGGAFAGAVTYAYNTVSSDHARFNERVAEIKARPKTEWVPKPWPPKSRDEEEGGEEEEEEAAAEEGAEEGAEEVAAEEAGGDAEAGEEEAAAVADGEAETVVEAVAEVVAEAAEVVAEVAEGVAEAAQEVEAVAEEVAQVAEAVEEAAQAVAEPAPVAAEEPESNVLLAAASTLEVPKISEVVEELAPIVEDVKEEAPKEESPAPEEAKPVEEIAPVEEAPVPAVEEAVAPVEATPVAEETPVPVEESLPASAEAPAPVVEEAPAPVEAAPVIEETPAPVIEEAPAPVEAAPVVEETPAPVEVAPVVEETPAPAEAAPVIEEAPAPVEAAPVVEEASAPVEAAPVVEEASAPVEAAPVVEEASAPVEAAPVVEEAPAPVEAAAVVEETPAPVEADVATALAEEVVTTTVVEEVAAAPVVEVASPLEEAAAAPVETPAEDPKREYIVVVLEGTPKAEKPPKVLGVGPMSGRIIPAPDDDDVPASEGKRRLLRMQMQ; from the exons TTGTGCAGCGGCGGCCGATGTCATCAGTTCCTGGTGGGTCTGGGGAGAACATAGTGTACGCCCTGCTGTGTGGTGGAGCCTTCGCTGGAGCTGTAACATAT gCATACAACACTGTGTCCTCAGACCATGCTAGGTTCAATGAGCGCGTTGCAGAAATCAAAGCTAGACCAAAGACAGAGTGGGTTCCTAAACCATGGCCACCTAAGA GCAGGGATGAGGAAGAGG gaggagaggaggaggaggaggaggcagcagcCGAGGAGGGTGCTGAGGAGGGGGCTGAGGAGGTAGCGGCTGAGGAGGCCGGCGGAGATGCTGAGGCCGGGGAAGAGGAGGCTGCTGCAGTTGCTGACGGCGAGGCAGAGACTGTAGTGGAGGCAGTCGCTGAGGTCGTCGCAGAGGCTGCTGAGGTCGTCGCAGAGGTGGCGGAGGGTGTGGCCGAGGCTGCGCAGGAAGTGGAGGCGGTCGCAGAAGAAGTGGCCCAAGTGGCAGAAGCTGTTGAGGAGGCTGCCCAGGCTGTCGCAGAACCAGCCCCCGTCGCTGCTGAGGAGCCGGAAAGCAACG TGCTGCTGGCAGCTGCCTCTACTCTAGAGGTACCGAAGATATCTGAAGTAGTAGAAGAGTTGGCACCCATTGTTGAAGACGTGAAAGAGGAAGCACCCAAGGAAGAGTCCCCGGCACCAGAAGAGGCAAAGCCTGTTGAAGAAATTGCACCAGTTGAAGAGGCTCCTGTACCAGCTGTTGAGGAGGCCGTGGCACCAGTGGAGGCTACGCCAGTGGCTGAAGAAACCCCTGTACCAGTAGAAGAGAGCCTGCCAGCATCTGCTGAGGCTCCAGCACCAGTGGTTGAAGAGGCCCCCGCACCAGTAGAGGCAGCACCAGTGATTGAAGAGACCCCTGCACCAGTGATTGAAGAGGCCCCCGCACCAGTAGAGGCGGCACCAGTGGTTGAAGAGACCCCCGCACCTGTAGAGGTGGCACCAGTGGTTGAAGAGACCCCCGCACCTGCAGAGGCGGCACCAGTGATTGAAGAGGCCCCCGCACCAGTTGAGGCGGCACCAGTGGTTGAAGAAGCCTCGGCACCAGTAGAGGCAGCACCAGTGGTTGAAGAAGCCTCGGCACCAGTAGAGGCTGCACCAGTG GTTGAAGAAGCCTCGGCACCAGTAGAGGCTGCACCAGTGGTTGAGGAGGCCCCTGCACCAGTagaggcagcagcagtggtTGAGGAGACCCCCGCACCAGTAGAAGCAGATGTTGCCACAGCTCTAGCTGAAGAAGTGGTCACCACCACAGTTGTAGAAGAAGTTGCAGCAGCCCCTGTCGTAGAAGTAGCTAGCCCTCTGGAAGAAGCAGCTGCAGCCCCAGTGGAGACCCCGGCAGAAGACCCCAAGAGAGAGTACATCGTTGTGGTTCTGGAAGGAACACCTAAAGCAGAAAAACCGCCCAAGGTGTTGGGAGTGGGGCCCATGAGTGGTAGGATCATCCCAGCtccagatgatgatgatgtcccTGCTTCTGAG GGTAAACGACGTCTTCTTAGGATGCAAATGCAGTAG
- the mgarpa gene encoding fibrous sheath CABYR-binding protein isoform X5, with amino-acid sequence MFSCRAAWQRCGPLARTAAHRLPRDVVQRRPMSSVPGGSGENIVYALLCGGAFAGAVTYAYNTVSSDHARFNERVAEIKARPKTEWVPKPWPPKSRDEEEGGEEEEEEAAAEEGAEEGAEEVAAEEAGGDAEAGEEEAAAVADGEAETVVEAVAEVVAEAAEVVAEVAEGVAEAAQEVEAVAEEVAQVAEAVEEAAQAVAEPAPVAAEEPESNVLLAAASTLEVPKISEVVEELAPIVEDVKEEAPKEESPAPEEAKPVEEIAPVEEAPVPAVEEAVAPVEATPVAEETPVPVEESLPASAEAPAPVVEEAPAPVEAAPVIEEAPAPVEAAPVVEEASAPVEAAPVVEEASAPVEAAPVVEEASAPVEAAPVVEEASAPVEAAPVVEEAPAPVEAAAVVEETPAPVEADVATALAEEVVTTTVVEEVAAAPVVEVASPLEEAAAAPVETPAEDPKREYIVVVLEGTPKAEKPPKVLGVGPMSGRIIPAPDDDDVPASEGKRRLLRMQMQ; translated from the exons TTGTGCAGCGGCGGCCGATGTCATCAGTTCCTGGTGGGTCTGGGGAGAACATAGTGTACGCCCTGCTGTGTGGTGGAGCCTTCGCTGGAGCTGTAACATAT gCATACAACACTGTGTCCTCAGACCATGCTAGGTTCAATGAGCGCGTTGCAGAAATCAAAGCTAGACCAAAGACAGAGTGGGTTCCTAAACCATGGCCACCTAAGA GCAGGGATGAGGAAGAGG gaggagaggaggaggaggaggaggcagcagcCGAGGAGGGTGCTGAGGAGGGGGCTGAGGAGGTAGCGGCTGAGGAGGCCGGCGGAGATGCTGAGGCCGGGGAAGAGGAGGCTGCTGCAGTTGCTGACGGCGAGGCAGAGACTGTAGTGGAGGCAGTCGCTGAGGTCGTCGCAGAGGCTGCTGAGGTCGTCGCAGAGGTGGCGGAGGGTGTGGCCGAGGCTGCGCAGGAAGTGGAGGCGGTCGCAGAAGAAGTGGCCCAAGTGGCAGAAGCTGTTGAGGAGGCTGCCCAGGCTGTCGCAGAACCAGCCCCCGTCGCTGCTGAGGAGCCGGAAAGCAACG TGCTGCTGGCAGCTGCCTCTACTCTAGAGGTACCGAAGATATCTGAAGTAGTAGAAGAGTTGGCACCCATTGTTGAAGACGTGAAAGAGGAAGCACCCAAGGAAGAGTCCCCGGCACCAGAAGAGGCAAAGCCTGTTGAAGAAATTGCACCAGTTGAAGAGGCTCCTGTACCAGCTGTTGAGGAGGCCGTGGCACCAGTGGAGGCTACGCCAGTGGCTGAAGAAACCCCTGTACCAGTAGAAGAGAGCCTGCCAGCATCTGCTGAGGCTCCAGCACCAGTGGTTGAAGAGGCCCCCGCACCAGTAGAG GCGGCACCAGTGATTGAAGAGGCCCCCGCACCAGTTGAGGCGGCACCAGTGGTTGAAGAAGCCTCGGCACCAGTAGAGGCAGCACCAGTGGTTGAAGAAGCCTCGGCACCAGTAGAGGCTGCACCAGTGGTTGAAGAAGCCTCGGCACCAGTAGAGGCTGCACCAGTG GTTGAAGAAGCCTCGGCACCAGTAGAGGCTGCACCAGTGGTTGAGGAGGCCCCTGCACCAGTagaggcagcagcagtggtTGAGGAGACCCCCGCACCAGTAGAAGCAGATGTTGCCACAGCTCTAGCTGAAGAAGTGGTCACCACCACAGTTGTAGAAGAAGTTGCAGCAGCCCCTGTCGTAGAAGTAGCTAGCCCTCTGGAAGAAGCAGCTGCAGCCCCAGTGGAGACCCCGGCAGAAGACCCCAAGAGAGAGTACATCGTTGTGGTTCTGGAAGGAACACCTAAAGCAGAAAAACCGCCCAAGGTGTTGGGAGTGGGGCCCATGAGTGGTAGGATCATCCCAGCtccagatgatgatgatgtcccTGCTTCTGAG GGTAAACGACGTCTTCTTAGGATGCAAATGCAGTAG
- the mgarpa gene encoding neurofilament heavy polypeptide isoform X4, with protein sequence MFSCRAAWQRCGPLARTAAHRLPRDVVQRRPMSSVPGGSGENIVYALLCGGAFAGAVTYAYNTVSSDHARFNERVAEIKARPKTEWVPKPWPPKSRDEEEGGEEEEEEAAAEEGAEEGAEEVAAEEAGGDAEAGEEEAAAVADGEAETVVEAVAEVVAEAAEVVAEVAEGVAEAAQEVEAVAEEVAQVAEAVEEAAQAVAEPAPVAAEEPESNVLLAAASTLEVPKISEVVEELAPIVEDVKEEAPKEESPAPEEAKPVEEIAPVEEAPVPAVEEAVAPVEATPVAEETPVPVEESLPASAEAPAPVVEEAPAPVEAAPVVEETPAPVEVAPVVEETPAPAEAAPVIEEAPAPVEAAPVVEEASAPVEAAPVVEEASAPVEAAPVVEEASAPVEAAPVVEEASAPVEAAPVVEEAPAPVEAAAVVEETPAPVEADVATALAEEVVTTTVVEEVAAAPVVEVASPLEEAAAAPVETPAEDPKREYIVVVLEGTPKAEKPPKVLGVGPMSGRIIPAPDDDDVPASEGKRRLLRMQMQ encoded by the exons TTGTGCAGCGGCGGCCGATGTCATCAGTTCCTGGTGGGTCTGGGGAGAACATAGTGTACGCCCTGCTGTGTGGTGGAGCCTTCGCTGGAGCTGTAACATAT gCATACAACACTGTGTCCTCAGACCATGCTAGGTTCAATGAGCGCGTTGCAGAAATCAAAGCTAGACCAAAGACAGAGTGGGTTCCTAAACCATGGCCACCTAAGA GCAGGGATGAGGAAGAGG gaggagaggaggaggaggaggaggcagcagcCGAGGAGGGTGCTGAGGAGGGGGCTGAGGAGGTAGCGGCTGAGGAGGCCGGCGGAGATGCTGAGGCCGGGGAAGAGGAGGCTGCTGCAGTTGCTGACGGCGAGGCAGAGACTGTAGTGGAGGCAGTCGCTGAGGTCGTCGCAGAGGCTGCTGAGGTCGTCGCAGAGGTGGCGGAGGGTGTGGCCGAGGCTGCGCAGGAAGTGGAGGCGGTCGCAGAAGAAGTGGCCCAAGTGGCAGAAGCTGTTGAGGAGGCTGCCCAGGCTGTCGCAGAACCAGCCCCCGTCGCTGCTGAGGAGCCGGAAAGCAACG TGCTGCTGGCAGCTGCCTCTACTCTAGAGGTACCGAAGATATCTGAAGTAGTAGAAGAGTTGGCACCCATTGTTGAAGACGTGAAAGAGGAAGCACCCAAGGAAGAGTCCCCGGCACCAGAAGAGGCAAAGCCTGTTGAAGAAATTGCACCAGTTGAAGAGGCTCCTGTACCAGCTGTTGAGGAGGCCGTGGCACCAGTGGAGGCTACGCCAGTGGCTGAAGAAACCCCTGTACCAGTAGAAGAGAGCCTGCCAGCATCTGCTGAGGCTCCAGCACCAGTGGTTGAAGAG GCCCCCGCACCAGTAGAGGCGGCACCAGTGGTTGAAGAGACCCCCGCACCTGTAGAGGTGGCACCAGTGGTTGAAGAGACCCCCGCACCTGCAGAGGCGGCACCAGTGATTGAAGAGGCCCCCGCACCAGTTGAGGCGGCACCAGTGGTTGAAGAAGCCTCGGCACCAGTAGAGGCAGCACCAGTGGTTGAAGAAGCCTCGGCACCAGTAGAGGCTGCACCAGTGGTTGAAGAAGCCTCGGCACCAGTAGAGGCTGCACCAGTG GTTGAAGAAGCCTCGGCACCAGTAGAGGCTGCACCAGTGGTTGAGGAGGCCCCTGCACCAGTagaggcagcagcagtggtTGAGGAGACCCCCGCACCAGTAGAAGCAGATGTTGCCACAGCTCTAGCTGAAGAAGTGGTCACCACCACAGTTGTAGAAGAAGTTGCAGCAGCCCCTGTCGTAGAAGTAGCTAGCCCTCTGGAAGAAGCAGCTGCAGCCCCAGTGGAGACCCCGGCAGAAGACCCCAAGAGAGAGTACATCGTTGTGGTTCTGGAAGGAACACCTAAAGCAGAAAAACCGCCCAAGGTGTTGGGAGTGGGGCCCATGAGTGGTAGGATCATCCCAGCtccagatgatgatgatgtcccTGCTTCTGAG GGTAAACGACGTCTTCTTAGGATGCAAATGCAGTAG